From the genome of Pogona vitticeps strain Pit_001003342236 chromosome 10, PviZW2.1, whole genome shotgun sequence, one region includes:
- the OGFOD1 gene encoding prolyl 3-hydroxylase OGFOD1 isoform X1, whose translation MSRRAGKSPAVAADEGQAEAGRGPSAAKKRAKREPRAAFSAALREPALREKVAAAWARREALKNEAVVLDLVPFHHGVIPNFVQDEGFLEGLQKELLNLDFHEKCNDLYKFKQSDDLKKRREPHIAALREVLFEEFRAWLSTVTQVELEPTIDLSCAKYEYTDALLCHDDELEGRRIAFILYLVPPWDENDGGTLDLFSTDDHFQPLKILKSLVPSWNSLVFFEVSPVSFHQVSEVVSKEKCRLSVSGWFHGPPVARPPRHVELPLPQSPHIPHDHEILYDWINPVYLDIDSQAQIQEEFEDRSEILLKDFLKRDKFWLVCEALQKEELQWSSRGPPNKRHYRKADEESLPSILKACMELFRSEALFLLLSNFTGLKLHFLAPGEEEEGEGGKEAGGDLSRGAPGQSSQGETDSRDYAEDSERIPESGESGSRTPLCVGELRHWTQGCYTLVHDTQATEFALDLLFFCGCESWDVEFGGFTSYIAKGEDEELLTVNPEDNCLALVYRDRETLKFVKYINHKSLKRRATRPEQTGFWDFCFVYYE comes from the exons ATGAGCCGAAGGGCCGGGAAGAGTCCCGCGGTGGCGGCGGACGAAGGCCAAGCCGAAGCGGGCCGGGGTCCCTCCGCGGCCAAGAAGCGCGCCAAGCGGGAGCCGCGCGCGGCCTTCTCCGCGGCCCTGAGGGAGCCGGCCTTGAGGGAGAAGGTGGCCGCGGCCTGGGCCCGCCGGGAGGCCCTGAAGAACG AGGCTGTTGTCCTGGATCTGGTCCCTTTCCACCACGGTGTCATCCCAAACTTCGTCCAAGATGAAGGTTTTTtagaaggactgcagaaggaaCTTTTGAACCTGGATTTCCATGAAAAATGCAACGATTTGTACAAATTCAAACAG TCAGACGatctgaagaagagaagagaaccaCACATTGCTGCATTAAG AGAAGTTCTCTTTGAAGAGTTCCGGGCTTGGCTTTCTACTGTTACCCAAGTGGAGTTAGAGCCAACCATTGACCTGTCCTGTGCCAAGTATGAATATACAG ATGCCCTGCTCTGCCACGATGATGAATTGGAAGGTCGGCGAATTGCCTTCATCCTTTATCTTGTGCCACCTTGGGATGAGAATGATGGAGGCACCCTGGACCTCTTCTCCACTGATG ATCACTTCCAGCCTTTAAAGATTCTCAAGTCATTGGTCCCTTCATGGAATTCACTTGTTTTCTTTGAAGTATCACCAGTGTCTTTCCACCAG GTGTCTGAAGTTGTTTCCAAAGAGAAGTGTCGTTTGTCCGTGAGTGGTTGGTTTCACGGCCCCCCGGTAGCGAGGCCGCCCCGGCATGTGGAGCTGCCCCTCCCACAGAGCCCTCACATTCCTCACGAT cATGAAATCTTGTATGACTGGATCAATCCTGTTTATCTGGACATAGATTCCCAGGCCCAGATTCAGGAGGAATTTGAGGACAGGTCTGAGATCTTGCTGAAGGATTTTCTCAAG AGAGACAAGTTTTGGTTGGTCTGTGAAGCTCTGCAGAAGGAAGAACTCCAGTGGAGCAGCAGAGGGCCCCCGAACAAAAG GCATTACCGAAAAGCAGATGAGGAGAGCCTGCCCAGCATCTTGAAGGCCTGCATGGAGCTCTTTCGGTCAGAGGCCCTGTTCTTGCTCCTGTCCAACTTCACAGGCTTGAAACTGCATTTCCTCGCtccaggggaggaagaggaaggagaaggagggaaagaagcagGAGGGGATTTGAGCAGAGGTGCACCAGGACAGAGCAGTCAAGGAGAAACTGACAGCAGAGACTATGCCGAGGACTCCGAGAGAATCCCCGAGAGTGGAGAGAGTG gctCAAGGACCCCTCTGTGTGTCGGAGAGCTGAGACATTGGACCCAGGGATGCTACACTCTCGTCCATGACACCCAAGCCACTGAGTTCGCCCTGGATCTGCTGTTCTTCTGTGGGTGTGAAA GTTGGGACGTGGAGTTTGGAGGTTTTACTTCATATATTGCAAAAGGTGAAGACGAAGAG CTGCTGACTGTTAACCCTGAAGACAACTGTTTGGCCTTGGTTTACCGAGATCGCGAGACACTGAAATTCGTGAAGTACATTAACCACAAAAGTTTGAAACGGAGAGCCACACGGCCTGAGCAGACTGGATTTTGGGACTTCTGCTTTGTTTACTATGAATGA
- the OGFOD1 gene encoding prolyl 3-hydroxylase OGFOD1 isoform X2: MSRRAGKSPAVAADEGQAEAGRGPSAAKKRAKREPRAAFSAALREPALREKVAAAWARREALKNEAVVLDLVPFHHGVIPNFVQDEGFLEGLQKELLNLDFHEKCNDLYKFKQSDDLKKRREPHIAALREVLFEEFRAWLSTVTQVELEPTIDLSCAKYEYTDHFQPLKILKSLVPSWNSLVFFEVSPVSFHQVSEVVSKEKCRLSVSGWFHGPPVARPPRHVELPLPQSPHIPHDHEILYDWINPVYLDIDSQAQIQEEFEDRSEILLKDFLKRDKFWLVCEALQKEELQWSSRGPPNKRHYRKADEESLPSILKACMELFRSEALFLLLSNFTGLKLHFLAPGEEEEGEGGKEAGGDLSRGAPGQSSQGETDSRDYAEDSERIPESGESGSRTPLCVGELRHWTQGCYTLVHDTQATEFALDLLFFCGCESWDVEFGGFTSYIAKGEDEELLTVNPEDNCLALVYRDRETLKFVKYINHKSLKRRATRPEQTGFWDFCFVYYE, translated from the exons ATGAGCCGAAGGGCCGGGAAGAGTCCCGCGGTGGCGGCGGACGAAGGCCAAGCCGAAGCGGGCCGGGGTCCCTCCGCGGCCAAGAAGCGCGCCAAGCGGGAGCCGCGCGCGGCCTTCTCCGCGGCCCTGAGGGAGCCGGCCTTGAGGGAGAAGGTGGCCGCGGCCTGGGCCCGCCGGGAGGCCCTGAAGAACG AGGCTGTTGTCCTGGATCTGGTCCCTTTCCACCACGGTGTCATCCCAAACTTCGTCCAAGATGAAGGTTTTTtagaaggactgcagaaggaaCTTTTGAACCTGGATTTCCATGAAAAATGCAACGATTTGTACAAATTCAAACAG TCAGACGatctgaagaagagaagagaaccaCACATTGCTGCATTAAG AGAAGTTCTCTTTGAAGAGTTCCGGGCTTGGCTTTCTACTGTTACCCAAGTGGAGTTAGAGCCAACCATTGACCTGTCCTGTGCCAAGTATGAATATACAG ATCACTTCCAGCCTTTAAAGATTCTCAAGTCATTGGTCCCTTCATGGAATTCACTTGTTTTCTTTGAAGTATCACCAGTGTCTTTCCACCAG GTGTCTGAAGTTGTTTCCAAAGAGAAGTGTCGTTTGTCCGTGAGTGGTTGGTTTCACGGCCCCCCGGTAGCGAGGCCGCCCCGGCATGTGGAGCTGCCCCTCCCACAGAGCCCTCACATTCCTCACGAT cATGAAATCTTGTATGACTGGATCAATCCTGTTTATCTGGACATAGATTCCCAGGCCCAGATTCAGGAGGAATTTGAGGACAGGTCTGAGATCTTGCTGAAGGATTTTCTCAAG AGAGACAAGTTTTGGTTGGTCTGTGAAGCTCTGCAGAAGGAAGAACTCCAGTGGAGCAGCAGAGGGCCCCCGAACAAAAG GCATTACCGAAAAGCAGATGAGGAGAGCCTGCCCAGCATCTTGAAGGCCTGCATGGAGCTCTTTCGGTCAGAGGCCCTGTTCTTGCTCCTGTCCAACTTCACAGGCTTGAAACTGCATTTCCTCGCtccaggggaggaagaggaaggagaaggagggaaagaagcagGAGGGGATTTGAGCAGAGGTGCACCAGGACAGAGCAGTCAAGGAGAAACTGACAGCAGAGACTATGCCGAGGACTCCGAGAGAATCCCCGAGAGTGGAGAGAGTG gctCAAGGACCCCTCTGTGTGTCGGAGAGCTGAGACATTGGACCCAGGGATGCTACACTCTCGTCCATGACACCCAAGCCACTGAGTTCGCCCTGGATCTGCTGTTCTTCTGTGGGTGTGAAA GTTGGGACGTGGAGTTTGGAGGTTTTACTTCATATATTGCAAAAGGTGAAGACGAAGAG CTGCTGACTGTTAACCCTGAAGACAACTGTTTGGCCTTGGTTTACCGAGATCGCGAGACACTGAAATTCGTGAAGTACATTAACCACAAAAGTTTGAAACGGAGAGCCACACGGCCTGAGCAGACTGGATTTTGGGACTTCTGCTTTGTTTACTATGAATGA